CGTCAAGATCGCGGACTACACCTCCCGTGCCCCCCTCCCCCCCCTCCCGGAGCTGGCGGCGGATTTCTCGCCGGACCTGGTGGGCATCACCGCCACCACCCCCTCCTTCGGCAGCGCGCGGCGGGCGGCCGTCGCCGTCCGGGAAGCCCTGCCGAAAACCCTCCTGGTTCTGGGGGGGGCGCAAGCCACCGCCTGCCCTCGGGAAAGCCTAGAGAAAAGCGGCTTCGACGCCGTCATCGTCGGGGAAGGAGAAGAAACCGTCCTCGACCTGGCGGCGGCGGCCGAGGCGGGGGCCTGGACGGAACGCCGGGCGGAGATCGCGGGGATCGCCTACCGGGACGCGGAGGGCGTCCGGGTCAACGAAAGGCGCCCGTACATCCGGGACCTGGACTCGCTCCCCCTTCCCGCCCTGCATCTCCTGCCCCCGCTGGAGACCTACCACCCGACTCCCGCCTCCTACCGCCGGCTCCCGGTCGGCATCGTCATGACCAGCCGGGGGTGCCCCAACCGCTGCACGTTCTGCGACCGGGCGATCTTCGGTAACGCCACCCGGTTCCACAGCCCGAACCGGGTCCTGGAGGAGATCGACCGCCTGGTCACCCGGTTCGGCGCCCGGGAGATCAGGTTTTTCGACGACACGTTCACCCTCCACCGCCAACGCACCCTGGAGATCTGCCGAGGCCTCCGGGAAGCGGGCCGGAGACTCCCCTGGACCTGCCTGACCGCGGTCCGCGCGGTGACCCCGGATCTGCTGAAGGAGATGAGCCGGTCCGGTTGCTGGCAGGTGCTGTTCGGGCTGGAATCCGGCGACGACCGCATGCTCCGGCTCCTGGGCAAGGGAAACACCGTGGAACTCAACCGCAAAGCCGTCCGTTGGGCGCAGGAAGCGGGGTTGGAGGTGCGGGGCGATTTCATCGTGGGTACCCCCGGGGAAACCATGGAAAGCCTGGAAAATACGCTCCGGTTCGCCATCGAGTCCAAGCTCGACTACGCCCATTTCAACAAGTTCACTCCTTTCCCCGGGACGGAGCTTTTCCGGCGGCTCCACGCCGAGGGTTACTCCTTCGATTTCGACCGGGGCTGCAGCATTCTCGACCACGGAGCCCTGCTCTATGTCCCCCCGGGCCTCGACGAGACGGACTACCGCGCCTGGCTGGACCGGGCTTTCAAACGCTTCTACCTGCGGCCGGCCCATATCGCCCGCCGGCTCCGGGCGGTCCGGACCTGGCCCCAGTTGCGCGGCCAGGTCCGGGGAGCGGCCAGCATCATCGGGCTCTGAACCGTGAAAACTTCCGCAGTGCACGATCTGCTCGAAACGGAAAAGCCCGGAGGCGAAACCGTCTTCAACGATTCCCTGGCCCGACATACTTCGTTCGGAACCGGGGGGCCGGCGGAATGCCTCGTCTTTCTGGCCGGCGACGAGCCCCTGGCCCGGCTCCTTCCCCTCTTGAACGATCGAGAAATCCCCTGGCGGTTCCTGGGAGGGGGAAACAACGTCCTGGTCGCGAACGAAGGAGTCCCCGGCGTCACGTTCAGGCTGCCGGCCCGGCCGGTGCGGGCGCTGCCGGGGGGGCGCCTGCGGGCGGGAGGAGGGACCCCCCTCCCCCTTCTGCTGGAAGCCGCGGCGGAGGCAGGCCTGGGCGGCCTGGAATTTGCGGCCGGGATCCCGGGTACGGTCGGGGGGGCGCTAACCATGAACGCGGGGACCGCGGAGGAGAACGTCGGCTCCCTGGTCGATCGGGTGGCGGCGAGAGACGCGACCGGCGCGCGGTTCGAATTTCCCGGGGCCGAGGGCGGCTTCGGCTACCGCCGCAGCCGGTTCCCGGAGAACCGCGAAATCGTGGTCGAGGCCGACTTCGCCCTGATCCCGGCCGACGGGCGCGCGGTGAGGGAAAAGATGAGCAGGGTCCGGACGGAGCGTTCAAAACATTTTCCCCGGGGAAGGTCAGCCGGTTGTTTCTTCAAAAACCCCCCGGGAAATTCGGCCGGACGCCTGATCGAAGCGGCCGGCTTGAAGGGCAAACGCCTGGGCGAAGCGGCCGTTTCCCGGAAACACGCCAACTTCATCGTCACCACCGGCCACGACTCGGAGGAGATACGCAACCTGGGGCGGCTGGTCCGGCAGGAAGTCCTTATGCGGTTCGGGGTCAGGCTGGAGCCGGAAGTACATTTTTGGGGTTGGAAAAAAGTTTTTTGACAAATCCCGGACTTTTTACTATATTGATCCCAGCATTGGGCTAATCGGCTACAGGCAGCCATCAGTAACACAGGAGGTGAGCAGATGAAGCGAGCCCTAGCATTGGCCGTAGCCTTCATGGCCGCGGGAGCGCTGATCACCGGCGCCGCCGCCGCCGCGACCGTCGTGTCGGAAGGTTTTGACGGCTTCGACACCGGCACCCGCCCGTCGGGCTGGGTATTTACCGGGTGCGACCAGAACAGCGATACCTACACCACCGCCGGCAACTACGGGGCGGCTTCGCCCTCCATCAAGTTGGACGCCACCGGCGACGCCATCACCACCGACACGTTCGTCAACCCTTCCGCCGCCAGCATGGTTCTTTCCGTCTGGCTGCGGGGAATGGCCACCAACGAATCCTCCAACCTGGCCATTGACGAATACTTCGGGGGCGGATGGAGCTCGGTCACCGACATTCACGGCCTCCCGCTCACCGGGACCGTCATCGGCGACCTCGACCTCAACGCCTCCACCACCCAAGTCCGGTTCACCTACAACAAGGACGCCGGAAACCTGGGGTTGGATGACGTCCTGATCGAGACCGGCGCCACCACGGTGTCCACCACCACCGGCACCACCACCATCGTCACCACCACCATCGTCACCACCAGCGCCACCATCGAGCACTTCGTCATCGATTACGACGACTACACCGGTGACGGCTTCACCGATGCCGCCGTCTTCGATGCCGGGTCGTTCTACGTGGAAAACGTCGGCACCATCAGCATGGGCTCCGCCGGCGACATCCCGGCCTCCGGCGACTTCAACGGCGACGGCACCGCCGACGCCACCGTCTACAGCGGAGGCACCTGGATCATCAACGGCCTGACCAACATCACCTTCGGAAGCGCGGGCCAGATCCCGGTTCCCGCCGACTACAACGGCGACGGCACCACCGACGCGGCCACCTACAGCCCGACCTTCGGGATGTGGTACATCCGCGGGATCACCGAGGTCCAGTACGGCGGCAACGCCGCCGACGTCCCGGTTCCCGGCGATTACAACGGCGACGGCACCGCCGATCGCGCTCTCTATCGCTGGACCGTAGCCGAGCAGGGCAAGTGGTACATCGACGGCATGGAAGTCGTGTCCTGGGGCGGTATCTCCACCGATCTCCCGGTCCCGATGGACTATGACGGCGACGGCACCACGGATACCATGATCGTTCGCGATTATGGCACCCACTACCGCTGGCTGCTGCCGGGCGGCGCGTACCCGACCTGGGGTATCCCCTCGGTCGACACCCCTCTCACCGGCGATATAACCGGCGACGGCGCGAGCGACCTCGTTATCTGGAGGCCGCACAAGACCCGCTGGTTCGCTTCGCCGAGTATCGGGGGAGTGGAACGGTTCAACTACGGTCCCACGCAAGGGACTGCTGCCATCGGCGCCTCTTACTGAGGCACCTGTAGCCCCAAAGGAAGCCGGGCCCGTTTTCGGGCCCGGCTTCCTTTTTTTTAGATTCTTGCCCGAAGGGGGCCCGACGCATACACTATCCCTGCCCGGATACACTCCGGGGAACGGGTCCGTTACCCGGGCGGAACAGGCCGGGAAAGGAAACCGGGCCCCGGAACGCCAACCCCGGCTCGACCAGAAAATGAAGATAGCGTTCGTCAAGCCCCCCGCCACCTACGCCAACTGGTACCGGCGGCCCCTCCTGGGGATCGCCAGCCTGGCCGCCTATCTGGAGCGGCACGGCTACGACTGCCGTATTTTCGATTCGGTCTTCTCCGGGTGGAGCGAAGCCGAACTCATGGCGCAGCTCGATTCCTACGGCCCCGACCTGGCCGCTTTCACGGCCATGACCCACGAGATCGACGCCGCCGGCAGAATCGCGCTCCGCCTCCGGCAGGGGGGAACGTGCGCGACCGTCGTCGGGGGCTGCCATTTCAGCGCCCTGCCGCAAAGGACCCTGATCGAATTCCCCGGTTTCGATTACGGGATCGCCGGCGAGGGCGAAGAACCGCTGCTGGCCCTGACCCGGAGCCTGGAGAGCGGAGGGAAGCCCGACCGGTCGATTCCGGGCCTGGCTTCCCGGCCCGAAAAAGGCACGGTGGCTTTCAACCATCCCGCCCCCCCTCTTTCCGGGGAAGCGCTCGACCGGCTTCCCTTTCCGGCTTTTCACCTGTATTTCGGGGACGACTCGGGAGCTCTGGCCGGGACCGGGGACGAGTATCCGATCCTGAGCAGCCGGGGATGCCCCTACCGCTGCGCGTTCTGCATGCAAGCGCTGGGACGAACGGTCCGGCTGCGCTCGGCGGAGCGGATACTGGAAGAGATGAAGGCCGCCGTCGACGCTTACGGAGCCCATACCTTCAACTTCATCGACGAGATATTTCTGACCGACACCCCCCGGACGCACGATCTCCTGGAACGGATGATCTCCTCGGGGCTGAGCCGAAGCATCCGCTGGAGCGGCCTGACCCGGGCCAACCTGGTCTCGGGGAAACTGGTGGAGAAGGCCGCCCGGGCCGGTTGCTTCCGCCTGGAGATGGGGGTGGAATCCGGAGACGACCGGATCCTGAAAAAAATAGACAAGGGCATCACGGTGGCGGAAGTGCGCGAGGCCGCCCGGCTGATCAAGCAGGCCGGCATCGAATTTCACGCTTACTTCATCATCGGCCACCCCGGCGAGACCGTCGCCACCATCGCCCGGACGGCCGATCTGGCCGTGGAACTGAACCCGTCCAACATCGCCGTCGGGATCATGGTCCCCTACCCGGGCACCGCCATCTACCGCATGGCCCGGGAAGGCCGGGAAGGGTACCGGCTGCTCAGCGAAGACTGGACCCGGTACGATAAATACGGCGTGGGCGTCCTCGAAGTCTCCGGTTTTACCCCCCGCCAGCTGCGGAAATGGCAGCGCCGGATCATGCTCGGTTTTTTCCTGAAAAACCGCCGGTTTCTGAACCTGGCCGGGTACTTCTGGAAACGGCGGCGCGCCCTCTGGTACTTTCTCGGAAACCGCCTGCGCGGGAGACGAACCTGACCCATGAACATCAGGGCGTGGGGAAGCGGAACCGCGGCGGGGGCG
Above is a genomic segment from bacterium containing:
- a CDS encoding radical SAM protein — encoded protein: MKIAFVKPPATYANWYRRPLLGIASLAAYLERHGYDCRIFDSVFSGWSEAELMAQLDSYGPDLAAFTAMTHEIDAAGRIALRLRQGGTCATVVGGCHFSALPQRTLIEFPGFDYGIAGEGEEPLLALTRSLESGGKPDRSIPGLASRPEKGTVAFNHPAPPLSGEALDRLPFPAFHLYFGDDSGALAGTGDEYPILSSRGCPYRCAFCMQALGRTVRLRSAERILEEMKAAVDAYGAHTFNFIDEIFLTDTPRTHDLLERMISSGLSRSIRWSGLTRANLVSGKLVEKAARAGCFRLEMGVESGDDRILKKIDKGITVAEVREAARLIKQAGIEFHAYFIIGHPGETVATIARTADLAVELNPSNIAVGIMVPYPGTAIYRMAREGREGYRLLSEDWTRYDKYGVGVLEVSGFTPRQLRKWQRRIMLGFFLKNRRFLNLAGYFWKRRRALWYFLGNRLRGRRT
- the murB gene encoding UDP-N-acetylmuramate dehydrogenase gives rise to the protein MKTSAVHDLLETEKPGGETVFNDSLARHTSFGTGGPAECLVFLAGDEPLARLLPLLNDREIPWRFLGGGNNVLVANEGVPGVTFRLPARPVRALPGGRLRAGGGTPLPLLLEAAAEAGLGGLEFAAGIPGTVGGALTMNAGTAEENVGSLVDRVAARDATGARFEFPGAEGGFGYRRSRFPENREIVVEADFALIPADGRAVREKMSRVRTERSKHFPRGRSAGCFFKNPPGNSAGRLIEAAGLKGKRLGEAAVSRKHANFIVTTGHDSEEIRNLGRLVRQEVLMRFGVRLEPEVHFWGWKKVF
- a CDS encoding radical SAM protein, encoding MKVLLVNPPFDPEESVGESSSVRFVLNITPPLGLAYLGAVLERAGYAVKIADYTSRAPLPPLPELAADFSPDLVGITATTPSFGSARRAAVAVREALPKTLLVLGGAQATACPRESLEKSGFDAVIVGEGEETVLDLAAAAEAGAWTERRAEIAGIAYRDAEGVRVNERRPYIRDLDSLPLPALHLLPPLETYHPTPASYRRLPVGIVMTSRGCPNRCTFCDRAIFGNATRFHSPNRVLEEIDRLVTRFGAREIRFFDDTFTLHRQRTLEICRGLREAGRRLPWTCLTAVRAVTPDLLKEMSRSGCWQVLFGLESGDDRMLRLLGKGNTVELNRKAVRWAQEAGLEVRGDFIVGTPGETMESLENTLRFAIESKLDYAHFNKFTPFPGTELFRRLHAEGYSFDFDRGCSILDHGALLYVPPGLDETDYRAWLDRAFKRFYLRPAHIARRLRAVRTWPQLRGQVRGAASIIGL